In Microcaecilia unicolor chromosome 1, aMicUni1.1, whole genome shotgun sequence, the following are encoded in one genomic region:
- the LOC115480161 gene encoding zinc fingers and homeoboxes protein 2-like, whose translation MASKRKSTTPCMVRSSEVIEQADTDEIETLKERSAGTPKQESKDDWETESSGKDCEVVEGKSTIENTSKKVQGGYECKYCPFSTKNLNEFTEHVDLQHPNVILNPLYVCAECNFTTKKYDSLSDHNTKYHPGENNFKLKLMKRNNQTVLEQSVDRTNNVVPMGNSSLEDGENDENLPAGITVTKTPIMKMGKTKVDGRKIPRMSEEVVMESQIDGSSCIITETTNTAITVNGTELLQDAVAHVMPSVQLPPNISLLPKVPVPLNSTKYNSALDVNETLINSFNKFPYPTQAELSWLTAASKHPEEQIRIWFATQRLKHGISWSPEEVEEARKKMFNGTIQPVPQTITVLPAPLATNSKVSQPIIQTAVPCQILGQTGLVLTQVANGSAVTCPSFTLSVAGSSNQGKKRPLQNHPVTSETKRPQMAQASPKLSHLVATSPNERKKTKEQIAILKSSFLKSQFPDDCEIYKLIDITGLSRSDIKKWFSDHRYRSQRGIVHITSESIAKDQLAIAAARSSARSYHPYPDFLPQKFKGKTEDQLKVLERCFAKNAFPIQMDVDKLRAETKLSRREIDLWFSERRKLRDNMEQAVLDSMDANTKKQGMQNGSITQIGQLNSSHVLDSLYDSSECHKINQEQLHLLKTIFARTQWPSPQEYDQLAAQTGLVRTEIVRWFKDNRCTLRTGSLKWMERYQKQYNHPTEQNQSKGLIKSPGSPKNGREAPKQYVLEHKELRNANLDKVVMKSKMSYEQKKDHYSAKQKDDSTDRSQSNSQDDQCSDENESGDVNWVDVTVGEEDTISNGTDSWSQTAQEGQTEVADYESESASGDNSHI comes from the coding sequence ATGGCAAGCAAAAGAAAGTCAACAACTCCATGTATGGTGCGATCCTCTGAAGTTATAGAACAAGCTGACACTGATGAAATTGAAACCCTGAAAGAAAGGAGTGCTGGCACTCCAAAGCAAGAATCTAAGGATGACTGGGAGACTGAAAGCTCTGGAAAGGATTGTGAAGTAGTTGAaggaaaatccacaatagaaaatACATCTAAAAAAGTTCAAGGAGGGTATGAATGTAAATACTGTCCTTTTTCAACAAAAAATCTCAATGAGTTTACAGAACATGTTGATTTGCAGCACCCAAATGTTATTCTCAACCCTCTTTATGTGTGTGCTGAATGTAACTTCACTACCAAAAAGTATGATTCTTTATCTGACCATAATACAAAATATCACCCAGGAGAGAATAACTTTAAACTTAAGTTAATGAAACGCAATAATCAGACTGTCCTAGAACAGTCAGTTGACAGAACTAATAATGTTGTTCCTATGGGAAACAGTAGCCTAGAAGATGGTGAAAATGATGAAAACTTACCTGCGGGGATTACAGTAACTAAAACTCCCATAATGAAAATGGGTAAGACTAAAGTTGATGGCAGAAAGATACCTAGAATGTCAGAAGAAGTAGTTATGGAAAGCCAGATTGATGGAAGTTCCTGCATCATAACTGAAACCACCAATACTGCTATCACAGTTAATGGAACAGAATTACTTCAGGATGCAGTGGCTCATGTTATGCCCTCAGTACAGCTGCCACCAAATATCAGTCTTCTTCCCAAAGTCCCTGTTCCTCTGAACAGTACCAAATACAATTCTGCATTAGATGTTAATGAAACACTAATCAATTCATTCAATAAATTTCCCTACCCAACACAAGCAGAATTATCATGGCTGACAGCTGCATCCAAACACCCGGAAGAGCAAATCCGAATCTGGTTTGCTACTCAGCGTTTGAAGCATGGGATAAGTTGGTCCCCGGAGGAAGTCGAAGAAGCAAGGAAGAAGATGTTCAACGGAACTATCCAGCCAGTTCCACAAACCATTACTGTTCTACCAGCTCCTCTTGCTACAAATTCAAAAGTTTCTCAGCCCATTATCCAGACTGCTGTACCTTGTCAAATACTTGGTCAGACTGGCCTGGTTTTGACTCAGGTAGCAAATGGATCAGCAGTTACTTGCCCTTCTTTTACACTTTCTGTTGCAGGTTCTTCTAATCAGGGCAAGAAACGTCCATTACAGAACCATCCAGTTACTTCAGAAACCAAACGTCCACAAATGGCTCAAGCCTCACCAAAACTAAGCCATCTAGTTGCAACATCCCCAAATGAACGAAAAAAGACTAAGGAACAAATAGCAATTCTGAAGTCTAGTTTTCTTAAAAGTCAGTTTCCAGATGACTGTGAAATCTATAAATTGATAGATATCACAGGCCTCTCGAGGAGTGATATCAAAAAATGGTTTAGTGATCATAGATACAGGAGTCAGAGAGGTATTGTTCATATCACTAGTGAATCTATAGCAAAAGATCAATTAGCAATTGCAGCTGCAAGATCATCTGCTCGTTCTTACCACCCATATCCAGACTTCCTGCCCCAGAAATTTAAAGGGAAAACAGAAGATCAGCTTAAAGTTCTTGAACGCTGTTTTGCAAAAAATGCTTTTCCAATTCAAATGGACGTGGATAAACTAAGAGCAGAAACTAAACTTAGTAGAAGAGAAATTGATTTATGGTTCTCAGAGAGACGAAAGCTAAGGGATAACATGGAACAAGCAGTCTTGGACTCAATGGATGCCAATACAAAAAAACAAGGAATGCAAAATGGATCTATAACTCAAATTGGACAGTTGAACAGTTCACATGTGTTAGACAGTTTGTATGATTCTTCAGAGTGTCACAAAATTAATCAAGAACAGCTTCACCTGTTGAAAACTATTTTTGCAAGAACCCAATGGCCTTCACCACAGGAGTATGACCAGTTAGCAGCTCAAACTGGACTGGTTAGAACTGAAATAGTACGCTGGTTCAAGGACAATAGATGTACTTTAAGAACTGGAAGCTTGAAGTGGATGGAACGATACCAAAAGCAGTATAACCATCCAACTGAGCAAAACCAGAGCAAGGGACTAATTAAAAGTCCTGGGAGCCCAAAGAATGGCAGAGAGGCTCCAAAGCAGTATGTCCTGGAGCATAAGGAACTGAGAAATGCGAACTTAGATAAAGTAGTTATGAAATCTAAAATGAGCTAtgaacaaaagaaagaccattatTCAGCAAAACAAAAAGATGATTCAACAGATCGATCACAAAGTAACAGCCAAGATGATCAATGCAGTGATGAAAATGAATCTGGAGATGTGAATTGGGTGGACGTGACTGTTGGGGAGGAGGATACCATTTCAAATGGTACAGATAGCTGGAGTCAAACAGCTCAAGAAGGACAAACAGAAGTAGCAGATTATGAATCTGAAAGTGCATCCGGAGATAATTCACACATTTAG